In Nostoc sp. UHCC 0926, a single genomic region encodes these proteins:
- a CDS encoding phycobilisome rod-core linker polypeptide: MQIFLDEETRRRQYQAFPQTEPIELWTTASVEDIEIVIRAVYRQVLGNAYIMESERLIVPESQLKQGIIDVREFVRQVAKSELYRSRFFDKVYRYRAIELNFKHLLGRAPDDYSETKHHSNILDEKGFEADIDSYLDSDEYLDAFGDNIVPYYRGYKTQTGKKILEFTNMLQLVRSNSSSDKNLATNNEPQLVRSLITNTPYGRQKPTDISALLAEVFKRKPETAAPVNPFIAAQTAAEQGLQQKIKEQESQIATLQQQLADLRPFASIGTTKFTSSSQSSNSVTSTKEYTSLQQQADAQEKQIAALQEQVADARRSATIGEARLNKWRSRVFNG; the protein is encoded by the coding sequence ATGCAAATCTTCTTAGACGAAGAAACCAGACGCCGCCAATATCAAGCATTTCCCCAAACAGAACCCATCGAACTGTGGACTACTGCTTCAGTTGAAGATATTGAAATAGTAATTCGGGCAGTTTATCGGCAAGTGTTGGGTAATGCCTACATTATGGAAAGTGAGCGGCTCATCGTTCCCGAATCCCAACTCAAGCAAGGTATAATCGATGTCCGTGAGTTTGTGCGTCAAGTTGCCAAATCAGAGTTGTATCGCTCCAGATTTTTTGATAAAGTTTACCGCTACCGGGCGATTGAACTGAACTTCAAGCACCTGCTAGGTCGCGCTCCCGATGACTACTCCGAGACGAAACATCACAGCAACATTTTAGATGAGAAGGGTTTTGAGGCGGATATTGATTCTTATCTTGATAGCGACGAGTATCTAGATGCCTTTGGAGATAACATAGTGCCATATTACCGGGGTTATAAAACTCAAACGGGCAAAAAGATATTGGAATTTACCAATATGCTGCAACTGGTGCGGAGCAATTCTAGCAGTGACAAGAACCTAGCAACGAATAATGAACCTCAGCTGGTGCGATCGCTAATTACCAACACTCCTTATGGTAGGCAGAAACCCACGGATATTAGTGCTTTACTTGCTGAAGTATTCAAGCGAAAGCCAGAAACTGCTGCTCCAGTTAATCCGTTTATAGCAGCTCAGACAGCAGCTGAACAAGGCTTGCAGCAAAAGATTAAAGAGCAAGAAAGCCAGATTGCAACTTTGCAACAACAACTAGCAGACTTACGACCATTTGCCAGCATCGGTACAACAAAATTCACTAGTAGTTCGCAGTCTTCCAATTCTGTGACCAGCACAAAGGAATATACATCTTTGCAACAGCAAGCTGACGCCCAAGAAAAACAGATTGCAGCTTTGCAAGAGCAAGTCGCTGATGCCCGACGGTCTGCCACAATTGGAGAAGCCCGATTGAATAAGTGGCGCAGTCGCGTTTTTAATGGCTAA